A single window of Pectobacterium parmentieri DNA harbors:
- a CDS encoding bifunctional 4-hydroxy-2-oxoglutarate aldolase/2-dehydro-3-deoxy-phosphogluconate aldolase has translation MKNWKTSAEQILTTGPVVPVIVVNKLEHAVPMAKALVAGGVRVLELTLRTDCAIDAIRAIAKEVPEAIVGAGTVTNPEQLAAVVEAGAQFAISPGLTEPLLKAASAGNIPLIPGISTVSELMLGMDYGLREFKFFPAEANGGVKALQAIAGPFAHIRFCPTGGITPNNYRDYLALKSVLCVGGSWLVPNDALESGDYARITELAREAVAGAKA, from the coding sequence ATGAAAAACTGGAAGACGAGCGCGGAACAGATTTTGACAACGGGTCCCGTTGTTCCTGTGATTGTGGTCAACAAACTGGAACACGCGGTGCCGATGGCAAAAGCGTTAGTCGCGGGCGGCGTTCGCGTTCTGGAGCTGACATTGCGTACCGACTGTGCTATCGACGCGATCCGTGCGATTGCGAAAGAAGTACCAGAAGCCATCGTGGGTGCGGGTACGGTGACAAACCCTGAGCAACTGGCTGCGGTGGTTGAAGCCGGTGCGCAGTTTGCCATTAGTCCGGGCCTGACCGAGCCGCTGTTGAAAGCAGCATCGGCAGGTAATATCCCGTTGATTCCAGGTATCAGCACCGTATCTGAGCTGATGTTGGGTATGGATTACGGCTTGCGTGAGTTCAAATTCTTCCCTGCAGAAGCTAACGGCGGCGTGAAAGCGCTTCAGGCGATCGCCGGTCCATTCGCTCATATTCGTTTCTGCCCGACAGGCGGTATTACGCCGAATAACTACCGTGATTACCTGGCGCTGAAAAGCGTGCTGTGTGTTGGTGGTTCCTGGTTGGTGCCGAACGATGCGCTGGAAAGCGGTGATTACGCACGTATTACTGAATTGGCGCGTGAAGCGGTTGCTGGTGCAAAAGCTTAA
- the zwf gene encoding glucose-6-phosphate dehydrogenase: protein MAVTSTAQACDLVIFGAKGDLARRKLLPSLYQLEKAGHIHADTKIIGVGRADWDKAEYTRVVREALDTFMKEAIDDKLWETLSGRLDFCNLDVEDTKAFNKLGKMLDQKNRTTINYFAMPPSTFGAICKGLGTAGLNKDPARVVMEKPLGTDLASSRVINDQVAEFFNECQVYRIDHYLGKETVLNLLALRFANSLFSSNWDNRTIDHVQITVAEEVGIEGRWGYFDKAGQMRDMIQNHLLQILTMIAMSPPSDLTTDRIRDEKVKVLRSLRRIDRSNVHETTVRGQYSSGFVQGHKVPGYLEEEGANKSSSTETFVSIRVDIDDWRWSGVPFYLRTGKRLPTKCSEVVVYFKNPALNLFHDSYQQLPQNKLIIRLQPDEGVEIQILNKIPGLEHKHRLQTVKLDLSFSETFNQQHLADAYERLLLETMRGIQALFVRRDEVEEAWKWVDSIMEAWAMDNDAPKPYQAGSWGPVASVAMITRDGRSWNEFE, encoded by the coding sequence CACATCCATGCGGACACCAAGATTATCGGGGTGGGCCGTGCGGATTGGGATAAAGCGGAGTATACCCGCGTCGTGCGCGAAGCGCTTGACACCTTTATGAAAGAAGCCATCGACGATAAGTTGTGGGAAACGCTAAGCGGTCGGTTGGATTTCTGCAATCTCGATGTGGAAGACACAAAAGCCTTCAACAAACTGGGCAAGATGCTTGATCAGAAAAATCGTACCACCATCAACTACTTTGCAATGCCGCCCAGCACATTTGGTGCGATCTGCAAAGGGCTGGGAACCGCTGGGCTGAATAAAGATCCGGCGCGTGTGGTGATGGAAAAACCGTTGGGTACCGATCTGGCATCGTCGCGTGTGATTAATGATCAGGTCGCGGAATTCTTTAACGAATGTCAGGTTTACCGCATCGACCACTATCTGGGTAAAGAGACGGTTCTGAACCTGTTGGCGCTGCGTTTTGCCAATTCGTTGTTCTCCTCGAATTGGGACAACCGGACGATCGACCATGTACAGATCACGGTAGCTGAAGAAGTCGGAATTGAAGGCCGCTGGGGCTATTTTGACAAAGCCGGTCAGATGCGCGACATGATCCAAAATCATCTGTTGCAGATCCTGACGATGATTGCGATGTCACCGCCGTCTGATTTGACGACTGACCGCATCCGTGATGAAAAAGTGAAAGTGTTGCGTTCACTGCGTCGTATCGATCGGTCCAACGTGCATGAAACGACCGTGCGCGGCCAATATTCTTCTGGTTTTGTTCAGGGCCATAAAGTGCCGGGCTATCTGGAAGAAGAAGGCGCGAATAAAAGCAGCAGCACGGAAACCTTCGTCTCGATTCGTGTCGACATTGATGACTGGCGCTGGTCTGGCGTGCCGTTCTACCTGCGCACGGGTAAACGACTGCCGACAAAATGTTCGGAAGTGGTCGTGTACTTTAAAAACCCTGCGTTGAATCTGTTCCATGATTCTTACCAGCAGTTACCGCAGAACAAACTGATCATTCGCTTGCAGCCGGATGAAGGCGTTGAAATTCAGATTCTGAATAAAATTCCAGGATTAGAGCACAAGCATCGCTTGCAAACGGTGAAACTGGATCTGAGCTTCTCGGAAACCTTTAATCAGCAGCATTTGGCGGATGCCTATGAGCGTCTGCTGCTTGAAACCATGCGTGGAATTCAGGCGTTGTTCGTCCGCCGTGATGAAGTTGAGGAAGCCTGGAAGTGGGTTGATTCGATCATGGAAGCGTGGGCGATGGACAACGATGCGCCGAAGCCTTATCAGGCGGGAAGCTGGGGGCCTGTGGCGTCCGTGGCGATGATCACGCGCGATGGCCGTTCCTGGAATGAGTTCGAGTAA